One genomic window of Medicago truncatula cultivar Jemalong A17 chromosome 1, MtrunA17r5.0-ANR, whole genome shotgun sequence includes the following:
- the LOC25483815 gene encoding uncharacterized protein — protein MPQLDFETLVSALSGVANDSKVACEPTDEAEDSPPESFWLSNDAEYDWWDRNAVYERNESTKASSISINPNSASNSQRFSKNLKKSKATTIIGLPKSQKASFAEARGCRRNHHKPGNTRLFPKRSASIGGKSDSTVFEPSSPKVSCIGRVRSKRGHNRRLRTRQRSISSTATGVSAAGVVRQKSSRSTQRKKKTGFIESVCSIFRSHRREKTVQKSNPPVEDSSTKKKRNNGRKTREGSTVSRTVEDTVHSEPAGLGSMNRFASGRRSESWGVGEIENHV, from the coding sequence ATGCCACAACTAGATTTCGAAACCCTAGTTTCCGCCTTATCCGGCGTCGCCAACGACAGCAAAGTCGCTTGCGAACCAACGGATGAAGCGGAAGACTCACCGCCGGAATCATTCTGGCTCTCTAACGACGCTGAATACGACTGGTGGGACAGAAACGCCGTCTACGAACGAAACGAATCAACAAAAGCAAGCTCAATTTCTATAAACCCTAACTCCGCCTCAAACTCTCAACGATTCTCCAAGAATTTGAAGAAATCCAAAGCCACAACAATCATCGGTTTACCGAAATCTCAGAAAGCTTCGTTCGCAGAAGCTAGAGGTTGCCGTCGTAATCATCATAAACCGGGAAACACTAGGTTGTTTCCGAAACGAAGCGCGTCGATCGGAGGAAAATCTGATTCTACTGTTTTTGAACCTTCTTCGCCGAAGGTTTCGTGTATAGGTAGAGTGAGATCGAAACGTGGACATAATCGAAGGTTGAGAACTCGTCAGAGATCGATTTCTTCCACTGCTACTGGCGTCTCCGCCGCCGGCGTTGTAAGACAGAAATCTTCACGTAGTActcaaagaaagaagaaaactgGTTTCATCGAAAGTGTTTGCTCGATTTTCAGGAGTCACCGGAGAGAGAAAACTGTTCAGAAATCGAATCCTCCGGTGGAAGATTCTTCaacgaagaagaagagaaacaaTGGAAGAAAAACGCGGGAAGGAAGTACGGTGAGTAGAACGGTTGAAGATACGGTTCACAGTGAACCGGCCGGTTTGGGTTCGATGAACCGGTTTGCATCAGGGCGGCGGTCCGAGTCATGGGGAGTAGGTGAAATTGAAAACCACGTGTGA
- the LOC25483816 gene encoding LOW QUALITY PROTEIN: alpha carbonic anhydrase 1, chloroplastic (The sequence of the model RefSeq protein was modified relative to this genomic sequence to represent the inferred CDS: substituted 1 base at 1 genomic stop codon), with product MGYNVWPVQLYSFLTFLGGLIWTLIFVQIILTSRHNAELHLVHFTEDNNNIAVVAQLYRLGVPDPLISKIEDKFYKLVNENHAGNKNANIALGTFDVNELNKKIYRYYRYVGSLTTPPCKEGVIWNVIGKVRTLSKKQLELLKVPLGVEFQHNARPLQPLNGCKIEMYNYHTXRQGVQIP from the exons ATGGGATATAATGTTTGGCCCGTG CAACTATATAGTTTTCTAACTTTTTTGGGAGGACTGATTTGGACTCTAATCTTTGTACAAATTATTCTGACATCCAGACATAACGCCGAGCTCCACTTAGTTCACTTCACAGAAGATAACAATAACATAGCAGTTGTGGCACAGCTCTATAGATTGGGTGTTCCTGATCCTCTAATCTCCAAG ATTGAAGACAAGTTCTATAAGCTAGTCAATGAGAACCATGCAGGCAATAAAAATGCTAACATTGCTCTTGGCACCTTTGAtgtaaatgaattaaataaaaagatcTATAGATATTATAGATATGTTGGCTCTCTCACTACTCCTCCATGCAAAGAAGGTGTCATTTGGAATGTCATTGGCAAG GTTCGGACACTCTCCAAGAAACAACTTGAGCTTCTAAAGGTACCACTAGGTGTAGAGTTTCAGCACAATGCAAGGCCTCTTCAGCCATTGAATGGTTGCAAAATTGAGATGTACAACTACCACACATAGAGGCAAGGGGTTCAAATACCATGA